A genomic stretch from Chelmon rostratus isolate fCheRos1 chromosome 14, fCheRos1.pri, whole genome shotgun sequence includes:
- the shroom1 gene encoding protein Shroom3 isoform X1: protein MDSYNFHFERMSNVDLHPLSLPVSRLSPAKSNSSITDQLAHHQHGKGDSAYSSFSGGSTAPDYPSPFLPDDLQSSSFSHYADLKYVKSIYHPNQVLQSDLKTMDQLYRSVEAISQQYRNNTNSKVNHNNHNGNDGFHTNNKALSKQEVPLGAPSQGAYPSVHPPPVPARLDSFIATKNLENSRVHRTVTEFQPQQPQPQQQPRPQTRPQPHSLNTPRSETANPDTGNSSFNSETVYSVWRGSKQQQPQAQQPSSYRPHLKPHDQTRVLLNPEYLFITDNKASSEQHKSSSIVSRSPPQGTSQPEHLKPRKPSSSGACNGDHHNKPSGSSSHFDSQRKRAHSAHDWLGSEPSQAGSPWNAGQSFINSSIQHKGQFYFVTGVCKLSESGMRTHSASLCGSEAGSESSTVLETHPLREKERCHSTMDNLFRPLQESSRTSSGTIPDEREVFTSVSQGKDLSPRSQDQENRRLSLSSMQSSRSFDALEEIDVMQSREIGRHTPNNPIFYCGPDRNCQPHSTTQTKEVTSLTSNEQPNHHKREEQAKRGKRQPLGDGASERINKQTTPLLYHLTGASRAALQPKKNADFSVKGKDAILNKTAHGDVAANNNERPPKNDTSKSNRGEVISACNTLDDSFKKYYKEKLKDAQSKVLRETSFKRRDLQLSWPHRIRQKPELRPAVIHTFSSSQDSETSTDTLTPSVASEETERGSVKEEVWESLKEVDNDTEKENGRPPNVAQPQVARIGYKKRLTPEQKKMCYSEPEKLNQLGGAPIHSACRSFGNESDSVFAVECEGEEHVQQGEQGLVAARRKMFETRGRALSASSASKTNLKHLQHKALVEYMERKTGQKVAEPQQPAPQLPPPSRQRHSLGEKPFDWVPRPLSGNHDGKKKKLHRPHSAGRILDSSTSSIRYAQFFSAQSSGQYSSLSNQLRWRESQGPSQGKSASVESLLDQPEPPNFFRNRSTSTPHAFEGLQAHDNERDPLPANSMATWSSQKNATEDSFIKPVPEDQQRVRVVAQRGKSMEELGASKLTRPSALSKSSEQLDQLWRDSTGPGGPDREKRSVLFFAEVKEAQDRGRKKQYLTEQSGKEPEIVGQKNIQGQTQNQTQKKSLLKQNSEPGEDATEGTRNSSRSTSPTSSSSSRARVHSGSPGCHGPVTDVFRSCSETSSNPPSPRSLETSEREIKSTSSKLPCQNRPSSSRVRTSPSVTGSEREQSVDEPSNDAPPPDSNHEVSLSCGVTTDPSLWILPPEEEIKEEVQTSLLTDSVFDDESNSSAPPPQTSEASVSPCTSVSDGDISQQVEEEKNPETEDEKSGEIQEMEERGTPEGETESLERPSERPKWEELVEAVVNADQSLARVLYPLANRKTALMLMEQLLSEDTLLMEEHYKKKQEQKGAAESEALEGAEPPPCPSAADSLKPQSTDLQSKADIAEKKHLLVSCIKSRLSSLEETRGALQTEIQENVAHGEALGVLVHERCLPVELERYNLFIGDLERVISLLLCLSARLARVQNALSTVDQHTDAEEKQSLDSRHRLLCKQREDAKDLKDNLDRRENLVSTFLSRQLSAEQLQDYRRFVQTKASLLIRQKDLEEKQRLGEEQLEALSNSLNL, encoded by the exons ATGGATTCCTACAACTTCCACTTTGAGAGAATGAGCAACGTGGACCTGCATCCTCTGAGCCTGCCTGTCAGCCGGCTCTCCCCAGCCAAGTccaacagcagcatcaccgaCCAACTTGCCCATCACCAACACGGCAAAGGAGACTCTGCCTACAGCTCCTTCTCTGGCGGGTCCACTGCCCCAGACTACCCCTCTCCCTTTCTGCCAGACGACCTACAGTCCAGTTCCTTTAGCCACTATGCTGATCTTAAGTACGTAAAGTCCATTTATCATCCAAACCAGGTTCTGCAGTCGGATTTAAAGACCATGGACCAGCTCTATCGCTCTGTGGAAGCTATCTCACAGCAGTACCGCAACAATACCAACAGCAAAGTaaaccacaacaaccacaatGGTAATGACGGCTTCCATACCAACAACAAAGCACTCTCTAAACAAGAGGTACCTCTAGGGGCTCCATCTCAAGGTGCTTACCCTTCTGtccatcctcctcctgtccccGCACGACTGGATAGTTTCATAGCCACAAAAAACTTGGAGAACAGCAGAGTCCACCGCACCGTTACTGAGTTTCAACCCCAGCAGCCGCAGCCTCAACAACAGCCCAGACCCCAAACTCGACCCCAGCCACATAGTCTGAATACCCCAAGATCTGAGACGGCTAACCCAGATACAGGCAACTCAAGCTTCAATTCTGAGACAGTGTACTCAGTTTGGAGGGGCTCTAAACAGCAACAGCCACAGGCCCAGCAGCCATCAAGCTACCGCCCCCATCTCAAGCCTCATGATCAGACCAGGGTGCTGTTGAACCCAGAATACCTTTTTATCACGGATAACAAAGCTTCCTCTGAGCAGCACAAGTCATCAAGCATTGTAAGCCGATCACCTCCCCAAGGCACAAGCCAGCCTGAGCACCTGAAGCCTAGAAAGCCCTCAAGCAGTGGTGCATGCAATGGAGACCATCACAACAAGCCCAGTGGTAGCAGTAGCCATTTTGACAGTCAGCGCAAAAGGGCGCATTCAGCTCATGATTGGCTTGGTTCAGAGCCATCCCAAGCTGGCAGCCCCTGGAATGCTGGTCAGAGTTTTATCAACAGCAGCATCCAGCATAAGGGCCAGTTCTACTTTGTCACAGGAGTGTGTAAGCTGTCTGAATCTGGTATGAGAACACATTCTGCATCTCTGTGTGGGTCTGAGGCTGGGAGTGAGAGCTCCACTGTGTTGGAGACACACCCACTCAGAGAAAAAGAACGATGCCACAGCACAATGGATAATTTGTTTAGACCTCTCCAAGAGAGCTCTCGCACCTCCAGTGGTACAATTCCAGATGAGAGAGAGGTTTTCACTTCTGTGTCCCAGGGCAAGGACCTGTCCCCCAGAAGCCAGGATCAGGAGAATCGCAGACTATCCCTCAGCTCGATGCAGTCCTCTCGAAGCTTCGATGCCTTAGAAGAAATTGACGTGATGCAGAGTCGCGAGATTGGCCGCCACACTCCCAATAACCCTATATTCTACTGTGGACCTGACAGAAACTGCCAACCGCAttcaaccacacaaacaaaagaggtCACTTCACTGACAAGCAATGAACAGCCTAACCACCACAAGCGAGAGGAGCAGGCAAAGAGAGGGAAACGACAACCCTTGGGAGATGGAGCCAGTGAGaggataaacaaacaaacaaccccGCTTCTGTACCACCTCACTGGTGCCAGCAGGGCTGCGTTACAGCCTAAAAAGAATGCTGATTTCAGTGTAAAAGGTAAGGACGCAATCCTAAACAAAACAGCTCATGGAGACGTGGCTGCCAACAATAATGAGAGACCTCCAAAAAATGACACGAGCAAGAGCAATAGAGGCGAAGTTATCTCTGCCTGCAACACCCTGGATGACTCATTTAAAAAGTACTACAAAGAGAAGCTGAAGGATGCCCAGTCTAAAGTCCTAAGGGAGACATCATTTAAAAGGAGGGACCTACAACTGTCATGGCCACACCGCATCAGGCAAAAACCTGAGCTGAGGCCTGCAGTGATTCACACTTTTTCCTCATCGCAGGACTCTGAGAcctccacagacacactcactcCCTCTGTGGCttctgaggagacagagagggggagtgtAAAAGAAGAAGTATGGGAGAGTCTGAAAGAGGTGGACAATGACACTGAAAAGGAAAACGGGAGGCCACCAAATGTGGCCCAGCCCCAGGTAGCACGCATTGGGTACAAGAAGCGATTGACTccagagcagaagaagatgtGCTACTCTGAACCAGAAAAACTCAATCAGCTTGGTGGTGCCCCCATCCACTCTGCTTGCCGCTCCTTTGGCAAtgaaagtgacagtgtgtttgcagttgaATGTGAGGGAGAAGAACATGTTCAGCAAGGAGAGCAGGGACTGGTTGCAGCACGAAGGAAGATGTTTGAGACAAGAGGCCGAGCCCTCTCAGCCTCTAGCGCTTCGAAGACAAACTTAAAACATCTGCAACACAAGGCTCTGGTGGAGTATATGGAGCGTAAGACGGGCCAGAAAGTGGCTGAGCCACAGCAACCAGCGCCTCAGTTGCCACCTCCATCTAGACAGAGGCATTCTCTGGGTGAGAAACCATTTGACTGGGTTCCCAGACCTCTATCAGGAAATCATGAtggcaagaagaagaaactccACAGGCCGCACTCTGCTGGTCGTATCCTTGattcctccaccagctccatcAG GTATGCCCAGTTCTTCTCAGCTCAGTCTTCAGGCCAGTATTCTAGCCTGTCAAATCAACTCAGATGGAGGGAGAGCCAAGGTCCATCTCAGGGGAAGTCTGCCTCAGTGGAGAGTCTCTTGGACCAGCCAGAACCACCTAATTTCTTCAGGAACAGATCCACATCTACACCACATGCATTTGAG GGTCTGCAGGCACATGACAATGAGAGGGATCCATTACCAGCTAATTCTATGGCAACCTGGAG TTCCCAGAAGAATGCCACTGAGGACTCTTTCATAAAGCCAGTGCCTGAGGACCAGCAGCGTGTCCGTGTGGTTGCACAGAGGGGAAAGTCCATGGAAGAGCTTGGGGCATCAAAGTTAACAAGACCGTCAGCCCTGAGTAAAAGTTCTGAACAGCTGGATCAACTGTGGAGAGATTCGACTGGACCAGGCGGAccggacagagagaagaggagtgtTTTGTTCTTTGCCGAAGTCAAAGAAGCCCaggacagaggaaggaagaaacaaTATTTAACAGAGCAGTCAGGAAAAGAACCAGAGATTGTCGGCCAGAAGAACATTCAGGGACAGACGCAAAACCAAACCCAGAAAAAGTCTTTGTTGAAGCAGAACTCAGAACCAGGGGAGGATGCCACAGAAGGAACTAGGAACTCAAGTAGATCCACCTcgcccacctcctcctcctcttcccggGCCAGAGTTCACTCTGGATCTCCTGGATGTCACGGCCCTGTCACAGATGTGTTCAGGTCCTGTAGTGAGACTTCATCGAACCCACCGTCCCCCAGAAGCCTAGAGACCAGTGAGAGAGAAATCAAATCCACCTCATCAAAGCTTCCTTGTCAAAACAGGCCCAGCTCCAG TAGAGTCAGGACCTCTCCTTCTGTGACTGgatcagagagagagcagtCAGTGGATGAACCAAGCAATGACGCCCCACCGCCTGATTCAAACCATGAAGTGTCTCTCAGCTGCGGCGTCACCACAGATCCATCCCTGTGGATTCTCCCTCCAGAAGAAGAGATCAAAGAGGAAGTCCAGACCTCACTGCTGACAGACAGCGTTTTTGACGACGAGTCCAACAGCTCAGCCCCTCCACCGCAGACAAGTGAAGcctctgtgtctccctgcaCCTCCGTCTCTGACGGAGACATCAGTCAGCaggtggaagaggagaaaaatccAGAAACGGAAGATGAGAAGTCGGGAGAAATccaggagatggaggagaggggaacaccagagggagagacggagagccTGGAGAGGCCAAGTGAGAGGCCTAAGTGGGAGGAGCTTGTGGAAGCAGTGGTCAACGCCGACCAGTCACTGGCCAGAGTGCTCTACCCACTGGCCAATCGTAAGACGGCACTGATGctgatggagcagctgctgtcagaggacaCGCTGCTCATGGAGGAGCACTACAAGAAGAAGCAGGAGCAGAAAGGAGCTGCAGAAAG tgaAGCGCTCGAAGGGGCTGAACCACCTCCTTGTCCCTCCGCTGCTGACAGCCTTAAACCTCAGTCTACAGACCTGCAGAGCAAGGCTGACATCGCTGAGAAGAAg CATCTCTTAGTGTCCTGTATCAAGTCGCGTCTAAGCTCGCTGGAAGAGACGCGTGGCGCCCTCCAGACAGAGATTCAGGAGAACGTGGCCCACGGGGAGGCTCTGGGGGTGCTGGTCCATGAGCGCTGTCTGCCCGTGGAGCTGGAGAGGTACAACCTGTTCATCGGAGACCTGGAGAGGGTGATCAGCCTGCTTCTGTGCCTCTCTGCTCGGCTGGCCAGGGTACAAAACGCCCTGAGCACTGTGGACCAACACACAGATGCTGAGGAGAAG
- the shroom1 gene encoding protein Shroom3 isoform X2 yields the protein MDSYNFHFERMSNVDLHPLSLPVSRLSPAKSNSSITDQLAHHQHGKGDSAYSSFSGGSTAPDYPSPFLPDDLQSSSFSHYADLKYVKSIYHPNQVLQSDLKTMDQLYRSVEAISQQYRNNTNSKVNHNNHNGNDGFHTNNKALSKQEVPLGAPSQGAYPSVHPPPVPARLDSFIATKNLENSRVHRTVTEFQPQQPQPQQQPRPQTRPQPHSLNTPRSETANPDTGNSSFNSETVYSVWRGSKQQQPQAQQPSSYRPHLKPHDQTRVLLNPEYLFITDNKASSEQHKSSSIVSRSPPQGTSQPEHLKPRKPSSSGACNGDHHNKPSGSSSHFDSQRKRAHSAHDWLGSEPSQAGSPWNAGQSFINSSIQHKGQFYFVTGVCKLSESGMRTHSASLCGSEAGSESSTVLETHPLREKERCHSTMDNLFRPLQESSRTSSGTIPDEREVFTSVSQGKDLSPRSQDQENRRLSLSSMQSSRSFDALEEIDVMQSREIGRHTPNNPIFYCGPDRNCQPHSTTQTKEVTSLTSNEQPNHHKREEQAKRGKRQPLGDGASERINKQTTPLLYHLTGASRAALQPKKNADFSVKGKDAILNKTAHGDVAANNNERPPKNDTSKSNRGEVISACNTLDDSFKKYYKEKLKDAQSKVLRETSFKRRDLQLSWPHRIRQKPELRPAVIHTFSSSQDSETSTDTLTPSVASEETERGSVKEEVWESLKEVDNDTEKENGRPPNVAQPQVARIGYKKRLTPEQKKMCYSEPEKLNQLGGAPIHSACRSFGNESDSVFAVECEGEEHVQQGEQGLVAARRKMFETRGRALSASSASKTNLKHLQHKALVEYMERKTGQKVAEPQQPAPQLPPPSRQRHSLGEKPFDWVPRPLSGNHDGKKKKLHRPHSAGRILDSSTSSIRYAQFFSAQSSGQYSSLSNQLRWRESQGPSQGKSASVESLLDQPEPPNFFRNRSTSTPHAFEGLQAHDNERDPLPANSMATWSSQKNATEDSFIKPVPEDQQRVRVVAQRGKSMEELGASKLTRPSALSKSSEQLDQLWRDSTGPGGPDREKRSVLFFAEVKEAQDRGRKKQYLTEQSGKEPEIVGQKNIQGQTQNQTQKKSLLKQNSEPGEDATEGTRNSSRSTSPTSSSSSRARVHSGSPGCHGPVTDVFRSCSETSSNPPSPRSLETSEREIKSTSSKLPCQNRPSSRVRTSPSVTGSEREQSVDEPSNDAPPPDSNHEVSLSCGVTTDPSLWILPPEEEIKEEVQTSLLTDSVFDDESNSSAPPPQTSEASVSPCTSVSDGDISQQVEEEKNPETEDEKSGEIQEMEERGTPEGETESLERPSERPKWEELVEAVVNADQSLARVLYPLANRKTALMLMEQLLSEDTLLMEEHYKKKQEQKGAAESEALEGAEPPPCPSAADSLKPQSTDLQSKADIAEKKHLLVSCIKSRLSSLEETRGALQTEIQENVAHGEALGVLVHERCLPVELERYNLFIGDLERVISLLLCLSARLARVQNALSTVDQHTDAEEKQSLDSRHRLLCKQREDAKDLKDNLDRRENLVSTFLSRQLSAEQLQDYRRFVQTKASLLIRQKDLEEKQRLGEEQLEALSNSLNL from the exons ATGGATTCCTACAACTTCCACTTTGAGAGAATGAGCAACGTGGACCTGCATCCTCTGAGCCTGCCTGTCAGCCGGCTCTCCCCAGCCAAGTccaacagcagcatcaccgaCCAACTTGCCCATCACCAACACGGCAAAGGAGACTCTGCCTACAGCTCCTTCTCTGGCGGGTCCACTGCCCCAGACTACCCCTCTCCCTTTCTGCCAGACGACCTACAGTCCAGTTCCTTTAGCCACTATGCTGATCTTAAGTACGTAAAGTCCATTTATCATCCAAACCAGGTTCTGCAGTCGGATTTAAAGACCATGGACCAGCTCTATCGCTCTGTGGAAGCTATCTCACAGCAGTACCGCAACAATACCAACAGCAAAGTaaaccacaacaaccacaatGGTAATGACGGCTTCCATACCAACAACAAAGCACTCTCTAAACAAGAGGTACCTCTAGGGGCTCCATCTCAAGGTGCTTACCCTTCTGtccatcctcctcctgtccccGCACGACTGGATAGTTTCATAGCCACAAAAAACTTGGAGAACAGCAGAGTCCACCGCACCGTTACTGAGTTTCAACCCCAGCAGCCGCAGCCTCAACAACAGCCCAGACCCCAAACTCGACCCCAGCCACATAGTCTGAATACCCCAAGATCTGAGACGGCTAACCCAGATACAGGCAACTCAAGCTTCAATTCTGAGACAGTGTACTCAGTTTGGAGGGGCTCTAAACAGCAACAGCCACAGGCCCAGCAGCCATCAAGCTACCGCCCCCATCTCAAGCCTCATGATCAGACCAGGGTGCTGTTGAACCCAGAATACCTTTTTATCACGGATAACAAAGCTTCCTCTGAGCAGCACAAGTCATCAAGCATTGTAAGCCGATCACCTCCCCAAGGCACAAGCCAGCCTGAGCACCTGAAGCCTAGAAAGCCCTCAAGCAGTGGTGCATGCAATGGAGACCATCACAACAAGCCCAGTGGTAGCAGTAGCCATTTTGACAGTCAGCGCAAAAGGGCGCATTCAGCTCATGATTGGCTTGGTTCAGAGCCATCCCAAGCTGGCAGCCCCTGGAATGCTGGTCAGAGTTTTATCAACAGCAGCATCCAGCATAAGGGCCAGTTCTACTTTGTCACAGGAGTGTGTAAGCTGTCTGAATCTGGTATGAGAACACATTCTGCATCTCTGTGTGGGTCTGAGGCTGGGAGTGAGAGCTCCACTGTGTTGGAGACACACCCACTCAGAGAAAAAGAACGATGCCACAGCACAATGGATAATTTGTTTAGACCTCTCCAAGAGAGCTCTCGCACCTCCAGTGGTACAATTCCAGATGAGAGAGAGGTTTTCACTTCTGTGTCCCAGGGCAAGGACCTGTCCCCCAGAAGCCAGGATCAGGAGAATCGCAGACTATCCCTCAGCTCGATGCAGTCCTCTCGAAGCTTCGATGCCTTAGAAGAAATTGACGTGATGCAGAGTCGCGAGATTGGCCGCCACACTCCCAATAACCCTATATTCTACTGTGGACCTGACAGAAACTGCCAACCGCAttcaaccacacaaacaaaagaggtCACTTCACTGACAAGCAATGAACAGCCTAACCACCACAAGCGAGAGGAGCAGGCAAAGAGAGGGAAACGACAACCCTTGGGAGATGGAGCCAGTGAGaggataaacaaacaaacaaccccGCTTCTGTACCACCTCACTGGTGCCAGCAGGGCTGCGTTACAGCCTAAAAAGAATGCTGATTTCAGTGTAAAAGGTAAGGACGCAATCCTAAACAAAACAGCTCATGGAGACGTGGCTGCCAACAATAATGAGAGACCTCCAAAAAATGACACGAGCAAGAGCAATAGAGGCGAAGTTATCTCTGCCTGCAACACCCTGGATGACTCATTTAAAAAGTACTACAAAGAGAAGCTGAAGGATGCCCAGTCTAAAGTCCTAAGGGAGACATCATTTAAAAGGAGGGACCTACAACTGTCATGGCCACACCGCATCAGGCAAAAACCTGAGCTGAGGCCTGCAGTGATTCACACTTTTTCCTCATCGCAGGACTCTGAGAcctccacagacacactcactcCCTCTGTGGCttctgaggagacagagagggggagtgtAAAAGAAGAAGTATGGGAGAGTCTGAAAGAGGTGGACAATGACACTGAAAAGGAAAACGGGAGGCCACCAAATGTGGCCCAGCCCCAGGTAGCACGCATTGGGTACAAGAAGCGATTGACTccagagcagaagaagatgtGCTACTCTGAACCAGAAAAACTCAATCAGCTTGGTGGTGCCCCCATCCACTCTGCTTGCCGCTCCTTTGGCAAtgaaagtgacagtgtgtttgcagttgaATGTGAGGGAGAAGAACATGTTCAGCAAGGAGAGCAGGGACTGGTTGCAGCACGAAGGAAGATGTTTGAGACAAGAGGCCGAGCCCTCTCAGCCTCTAGCGCTTCGAAGACAAACTTAAAACATCTGCAACACAAGGCTCTGGTGGAGTATATGGAGCGTAAGACGGGCCAGAAAGTGGCTGAGCCACAGCAACCAGCGCCTCAGTTGCCACCTCCATCTAGACAGAGGCATTCTCTGGGTGAGAAACCATTTGACTGGGTTCCCAGACCTCTATCAGGAAATCATGAtggcaagaagaagaaactccACAGGCCGCACTCTGCTGGTCGTATCCTTGattcctccaccagctccatcAG GTATGCCCAGTTCTTCTCAGCTCAGTCTTCAGGCCAGTATTCTAGCCTGTCAAATCAACTCAGATGGAGGGAGAGCCAAGGTCCATCTCAGGGGAAGTCTGCCTCAGTGGAGAGTCTCTTGGACCAGCCAGAACCACCTAATTTCTTCAGGAACAGATCCACATCTACACCACATGCATTTGAG GGTCTGCAGGCACATGACAATGAGAGGGATCCATTACCAGCTAATTCTATGGCAACCTGGAG TTCCCAGAAGAATGCCACTGAGGACTCTTTCATAAAGCCAGTGCCTGAGGACCAGCAGCGTGTCCGTGTGGTTGCACAGAGGGGAAAGTCCATGGAAGAGCTTGGGGCATCAAAGTTAACAAGACCGTCAGCCCTGAGTAAAAGTTCTGAACAGCTGGATCAACTGTGGAGAGATTCGACTGGACCAGGCGGAccggacagagagaagaggagtgtTTTGTTCTTTGCCGAAGTCAAAGAAGCCCaggacagaggaaggaagaaacaaTATTTAACAGAGCAGTCAGGAAAAGAACCAGAGATTGTCGGCCAGAAGAACATTCAGGGACAGACGCAAAACCAAACCCAGAAAAAGTCTTTGTTGAAGCAGAACTCAGAACCAGGGGAGGATGCCACAGAAGGAACTAGGAACTCAAGTAGATCCACCTcgcccacctcctcctcctcttcccggGCCAGAGTTCACTCTGGATCTCCTGGATGTCACGGCCCTGTCACAGATGTGTTCAGGTCCTGTAGTGAGACTTCATCGAACCCACCGTCCCCCAGAAGCCTAGAGACCAGTGAGAGAGAAATCAAATCCACCTCATCAAAGCTTCCTTGTCAAAACAGGCCCAGCTCCAG AGTCAGGACCTCTCCTTCTGTGACTGgatcagagagagagcagtCAGTGGATGAACCAAGCAATGACGCCCCACCGCCTGATTCAAACCATGAAGTGTCTCTCAGCTGCGGCGTCACCACAGATCCATCCCTGTGGATTCTCCCTCCAGAAGAAGAGATCAAAGAGGAAGTCCAGACCTCACTGCTGACAGACAGCGTTTTTGACGACGAGTCCAACAGCTCAGCCCCTCCACCGCAGACAAGTGAAGcctctgtgtctccctgcaCCTCCGTCTCTGACGGAGACATCAGTCAGCaggtggaagaggagaaaaatccAGAAACGGAAGATGAGAAGTCGGGAGAAATccaggagatggaggagaggggaacaccagagggagagacggagagccTGGAGAGGCCAAGTGAGAGGCCTAAGTGGGAGGAGCTTGTGGAAGCAGTGGTCAACGCCGACCAGTCACTGGCCAGAGTGCTCTACCCACTGGCCAATCGTAAGACGGCACTGATGctgatggagcagctgctgtcagaggacaCGCTGCTCATGGAGGAGCACTACAAGAAGAAGCAGGAGCAGAAAGGAGCTGCAGAAAG tgaAGCGCTCGAAGGGGCTGAACCACCTCCTTGTCCCTCCGCTGCTGACAGCCTTAAACCTCAGTCTACAGACCTGCAGAGCAAGGCTGACATCGCTGAGAAGAAg CATCTCTTAGTGTCCTGTATCAAGTCGCGTCTAAGCTCGCTGGAAGAGACGCGTGGCGCCCTCCAGACAGAGATTCAGGAGAACGTGGCCCACGGGGAGGCTCTGGGGGTGCTGGTCCATGAGCGCTGTCTGCCCGTGGAGCTGGAGAGGTACAACCTGTTCATCGGAGACCTGGAGAGGGTGATCAGCCTGCTTCTGTGCCTCTCTGCTCGGCTGGCCAGGGTACAAAACGCCCTGAGCACTGTGGACCAACACACAGATGCTGAGGAGAAG